A genomic segment from Psychrobacter arcticus 273-4 encodes:
- a CDS encoding M16 family metallopeptidase gives MPMTKNAINKKKDMTHNTILNTKKKTALVSLIKPKSKQLPCFSMGFFLGLSTLAMTAQADATTGEDYRIQASAVDVNAPIAALSKLTSLDNTKPLKVTVPKIQPFKTKAGVPVLFVPTTALPIVDIDLRFNAGSARDGSISSTGFGIANMTATMLEQGSKRLDENEFTRAVETLGINLGSSAYKDMLTVSLRSLSDDKHLLPAIDLMTQMLTEPSFDQKILARNKARLLVGLQQQKQDPNSLASLAFNKALYGSHPYAHPSVGTLETVPNITKQQLIDFKNRYLVAANASLAMTGNLTLTQAKKLAEDITAGLPTGQAAPILPEPKPLTKSQYIHIPFPSTQTTVLMGQLGDKRATDPQAQQKQTNFAVGNEVLAGGDFNARLMTEVRQNLGYTYGISGSMSPMLARGPYEIGFSTRNDKARAAIDASLAVINDTLKNGITSTEMKLTTDNLKNSFPMGFASNAGINGLLGMMNFYQLPTSYLSNYVNRIEQVKLLEVNQTLRDTLKPDDFLIVTVGEVNPWDKKVAK, from the coding sequence ATGCCAATGACTAAAAACGCTATTAATAAGAAGAAAGATATGACTCACAATACTATTTTAAATACCAAAAAGAAGACCGCTTTGGTTTCGTTAATAAAGCCAAAATCCAAGCAACTCCCCTGTTTTAGTATGGGCTTCTTTTTGGGGCTGAGCACTTTGGCTATGACCGCGCAGGCAGATGCTACCACTGGTGAGGATTACCGTATTCAGGCATCTGCAGTCGATGTCAATGCGCCCATTGCCGCTTTGTCTAAGTTGACTAGCCTTGATAATACCAAGCCTCTGAAAGTTACGGTGCCAAAGATTCAACCGTTTAAGACCAAAGCCGGTGTGCCTGTACTGTTTGTACCGACGACCGCATTACCCATTGTCGATATTGACTTGCGTTTTAATGCCGGTAGCGCGCGTGATGGTAGTATCAGCAGTACAGGTTTTGGTATCGCCAATATGACAGCGACCATGCTCGAACAAGGCTCCAAACGTTTAGATGAAAATGAGTTCACCCGCGCGGTTGAAACATTAGGTATCAATTTGGGTAGCAGTGCGTACAAAGATATGTTGACGGTCTCATTACGGAGTCTATCTGACGATAAACACTTATTACCTGCCATCGATTTGATGACCCAAATGCTCACCGAACCAAGTTTCGATCAGAAAATTTTAGCCCGCAATAAAGCACGATTATTGGTCGGTTTGCAGCAGCAAAAACAAGACCCAAACAGCCTTGCCAGCCTTGCTTTTAATAAAGCACTCTATGGCAGCCACCCTTATGCTCACCCTTCTGTTGGTACGCTTGAAACCGTGCCGAATATAACAAAGCAGCAGCTGATCGATTTTAAAAACCGCTATTTAGTCGCTGCTAATGCCTCCCTTGCCATGACAGGCAACCTCACTTTAACGCAAGCCAAAAAACTGGCTGAAGATATCACCGCTGGTTTACCCACTGGTCAAGCAGCACCTATTCTGCCTGAGCCAAAACCATTGACTAAGTCCCAGTATATTCATATCCCATTTCCTAGCACTCAAACGACAGTATTGATGGGACAATTGGGCGATAAGCGTGCAACGGATCCGCAAGCGCAGCAAAAGCAAACCAATTTTGCTGTCGGTAACGAGGTGCTCGCAGGTGGCGATTTTAACGCGCGATTGATGACCGAAGTCAGACAGAATCTCGGTTATACTTATGGTATTTCAGGCTCGATGAGTCCGATGCTGGCACGTGGACCTTATGAGATAGGTTTTTCGACTCGCAATGACAAGGCTCGTGCTGCGATTGACGCAAGCTTAGCTGTCATAAATGATACGTTAAAAAACGGCATCACCAGTACTGAGATGAAGCTGACCACAGATAACCTAAAAAATAGCTTCCCAATGGGTTTTGCCAGTAACGCTGGTATTAATGGTTTGCTTGGCATGATGAATTTTTATCAGCTACCAACAAGCTATCTCAGCAACTATGTCAATCGTATCGAACAAGTCAAACTATTAGAGGTCAATCAAACCCTGCGTGATACTTTAAAACCTGATGACTTCTTAATTGTGACCGTTGGCGAGGTCAATCCTTGGGATAAGAAGGTGGCTAAATAG
- a CDS encoding M16 family metallopeptidase: MSVPLSRTTLPLRLASALAMATTLAACQTSTINANPVTAIKNPVAENIVTKDAQTSSALTIDMSGRHEYQLENGLKIIVKEDHRAPVVMTQIWYRVGSADEPLDKGGISHVLEHMMFKGTTDVSSADYERLIAKFGGVNNAFTSYDYTGYYEIFPANRFPLALELEADRMKNLVFDEKEFVKEHQVVMEERRQRTDDNPLAKAYESFRLLALPNSPKGESVIGPMSELESITLSDLKDWYKIWYAPNNATLVIVGDVEPAAVLTQVKRYFGELKPSKLPKRPEVSQKGFRGYQQVESEQAVQVPVLLMGYNVPSLVTAGTANEKQAYALSLAQDVLDGGLSARLESRLVREQGLLTTVGTSYDLLDRGDGLFLIQATPREGVSLEQAQQAIIFEIEKLKTDPIAADEIERAKTNTVTGLVYAQDSMEGQARMIGSLQSIGLDDRLLAQLPSKLDSVTIADIQATSKKYLVKDNLTVMHIIPPKEPVKKV; encoded by the coding sequence ATGTCTGTACCTTTATCCCGAACCACGCTCCCTTTACGTCTTGCATCTGCCTTAGCCATGGCGACCACACTTGCCGCTTGTCAAACCAGTACCATTAACGCCAATCCTGTGACTGCTATCAAGAATCCAGTGGCTGAAAACATAGTTACCAAAGACGCTCAGACATCATCAGCGCTGACCATAGATATGTCCGGTCGCCATGAATATCAGCTAGAAAATGGTCTAAAAATAATCGTCAAAGAAGACCACCGTGCGCCTGTGGTCATGACACAGATTTGGTATCGCGTGGGCTCAGCCGATGAGCCCCTCGATAAAGGCGGTATCTCTCATGTGCTCGAGCATATGATGTTTAAAGGCACTACCGATGTTTCAAGCGCTGATTATGAGCGCCTGATTGCCAAATTTGGCGGCGTTAATAATGCCTTTACTAGCTACGATTATACGGGTTATTACGAGATCTTCCCTGCCAATCGCTTTCCTTTAGCACTTGAGCTTGAAGCAGATCGTATGAAAAACTTAGTATTTGATGAAAAAGAGTTTGTCAAAGAGCATCAAGTCGTCATGGAAGAGCGCCGTCAGCGTACCGATGACAATCCACTTGCCAAGGCCTATGAGTCATTTCGCCTACTGGCACTGCCAAATAGCCCTAAAGGCGAATCCGTCATCGGACCTATGAGTGAGCTTGAATCGATTACGCTCTCAGACTTAAAAGACTGGTATAAAATATGGTATGCGCCAAACAACGCGACCTTAGTGATAGTCGGTGACGTAGAGCCAGCCGCGGTCTTGACACAAGTGAAGCGTTACTTCGGTGAGCTGAAACCAAGCAAGTTACCTAAGCGTCCTGAAGTTAGTCAAAAAGGCTTTCGTGGTTATCAGCAAGTGGAATCTGAGCAAGCGGTACAAGTTCCTGTGTTGTTAATGGGCTATAACGTACCTAGCCTTGTGACAGCTGGCACAGCCAATGAAAAACAAGCCTATGCCTTGTCACTTGCACAAGACGTATTGGACGGGGGTTTATCGGCACGCCTCGAGAGCAGACTGGTACGCGAGCAAGGTTTGCTTACCACGGTGGGTACGTCTTATGACCTATTAGATCGCGGTGATGGGCTGTTTTTGATACAAGCGACCCCGCGTGAAGGCGTCAGCTTAGAACAAGCACAGCAAGCCATTATTTTTGAAATAGAAAAGCTGAAAACCGATCCCATTGCCGCCGATGAAATCGAGCGCGCCAAGACCAATACTGTCACCGGTTTGGTGTACGCGCAAGACAGCATGGAAGGTCAGGCACGTATGATTGGCTCACTGCAATCTATCGGTCTTGATGACAGATTGCTTGCTCAGCTGCCAAGCAAGCTTGATAGCGTGACGATTGCAGATATACAAGCAACCAGTAAAAAATATTTAGTGAAAGACAATTTGACGGTCATGCATATTATTCCGCCTAAAGAGCCAGTCAAAAAGGTATAG
- a CDS encoding IS982 family transposase: MPIDEFIINIYLMVEQYYKIVVTEPLRGAGYAPKLSDPEIICMELVGEFLNLDQDKQIWQYFTQHWQAWFPAIGSYPNFAKHCANLWQVKQRIQDNVSQLEGRDNIHFMDGFPIPVCHYGRAYRHKNYQDLAAFSYCAAKQERYYGFEGHLLVNLSGMIKGFTFAPANVDERAVAPDITDNIYGLLGADKGYISPSLTQYYDAQGVDLQTPLRANMKEDRPKPVVKRLMKARRIVETVIGQLSERFNIQRVRARDLWHLSHRLIRKILSHNLCFVLNKKLGNPPLQFELLISS; encoded by the coding sequence ATGCCCATAGACGAATTTATCATCAATATCTATTTAATGGTAGAGCAATATTACAAAATAGTCGTTACTGAACCCTTGCGAGGTGCAGGTTACGCGCCAAAGCTGAGTGATCCTGAGATCATTTGCATGGAACTGGTCGGTGAATTTTTAAACCTTGATCAAGACAAACAGATTTGGCAATATTTTACCCAGCACTGGCAAGCCTGGTTTCCAGCCATAGGCTCATATCCTAACTTCGCAAAGCATTGCGCGAATCTGTGGCAAGTCAAACAGCGGATACAAGATAACGTCAGTCAACTTGAGGGCCGTGACAACATCCATTTTATGGATGGTTTTCCGATACCCGTCTGTCATTATGGACGCGCTTATCGGCATAAAAACTATCAAGACTTAGCGGCTTTTAGCTACTGTGCGGCTAAGCAAGAGAGGTACTATGGCTTTGAAGGACATTTGCTTGTTAACTTATCGGGCATGATTAAAGGCTTTACCTTTGCTCCTGCCAATGTTGATGAAAGAGCGGTTGCGCCTGATATTACTGACAATATCTATGGTTTGCTCGGCGCTGATAAAGGGTATATCAGCCCTAGTCTCACTCAGTACTACGACGCTCAAGGAGTGGATTTACAAACGCCACTCAGAGCTAACATGAAAGAGGATAGACCCAAACCTGTGGTAAAACGGCTAATGAAAGCCCGCCGTATCGTTGAAACAGTCATTGGTCAGCTATCAGAACGATTTAATATACAAAGGGTACGAGCAAGAGATTTATGGCATTTGTCTCATCGATTGATTCGTAAAATTCTGTCACATAATCTATGCTTTGTACTCAACAAAAAACTTGGTAACCCGCCACTTCAGTTTGAATTGCTTATTTCAAGTTGA
- the ftsY gene encoding signal recognition particle-docking protein FtsY, producing the protein MKTGLSKSRKNLAEGMVGILIGGKEIDDELLEEVEDQLLVADIGVNATNRIIKSLTEQTDRGDLIYAHSLYKALQTELVDILTPKVAPLIIDTSKQPFVILVVGVNGVGKTTTIGKLAKRLQGEGKSVMLAAGDTFRAAATEQLQIWGERNNIPVVAQGHGSDSASVIFDAMQSAKAKNIDVLIADTAGRLQNKTHLMAELEKVVRVMRKADSSAPHEGMIVLDAGTGQNAINQVELFNKVVPLTGITITKLDGTAKGGVVFNIAETTDVPIRYIGVGESIDDLRAFSPKQFVAALFETDDKE; encoded by the coding sequence ATGAAAACCGGCTTGAGTAAATCGCGCAAAAATTTAGCTGAAGGGATGGTCGGTATCCTTATTGGTGGCAAAGAGATTGATGATGAGCTGTTAGAAGAAGTCGAAGACCAGCTACTAGTGGCTGATATCGGTGTCAACGCGACCAATCGTATTATTAAAAGTCTTACTGAGCAGACAGATCGTGGCGATTTAATCTATGCACATTCATTGTACAAGGCACTGCAAACTGAATTGGTCGATATCTTAACGCCAAAAGTTGCACCACTCATCATTGATACCAGTAAACAGCCTTTTGTTATCTTGGTTGTAGGCGTGAATGGCGTGGGCAAAACCACTACTATCGGCAAGCTTGCCAAACGTCTGCAAGGCGAGGGCAAGTCGGTCATGCTGGCAGCTGGTGATACGTTCCGCGCCGCCGCCACTGAACAGCTACAAATTTGGGGCGAACGCAATAATATTCCAGTCGTGGCGCAAGGTCATGGCTCTGATAGTGCTTCTGTTATATTTGATGCCATGCAATCTGCTAAAGCAAAAAACATTGATGTATTAATTGCTGATACCGCTGGGCGCTTACAGAATAAAACTCACCTGATGGCAGAGCTCGAAAAAGTAGTGCGCGTGATGCGTAAAGCAGACTCAAGTGCGCCTCATGAGGGTATGATTGTGCTTGATGCTGGCACGGGTCAAAATGCAATTAATCAAGTTGAGTTATTCAATAAAGTGGTGCCATTAACCGGTATTACGATTACCAAATTAGACGGTACTGCTAAAGGCGGCGTGGTCTTTAATATTGCCGAAACAACGGATGTGCCTATTCGTTATATTGGTGTAGGCGAGTCGATTGATGATTTGCGTGCTTTTAGTCCCAAACAATTTGTCGCCGCATTGTTTGAGACCGATGATAAAGAATAG
- a CDS encoding methylated-DNA--[protein]-cysteine S-methyltransferase → MIVTTAAFGSHQLTLIASVNEHSNPKLVEVNWLLAGDSWHSSKSIPKLKKHYGIDDQSFTFIEKDSLRKSEPAQALLIETVAQLAEYFNGDRQTFDLPLDANLGTKFQQRVWQALQDIGYGETISYATLAQNVDSPKGFRAVANANSRNPFSIIVPCHRVIASDGKLGGYTGGLDKKIHLLALEGVTCKA, encoded by the coding sequence ATGATAGTTACTACCGCTGCTTTTGGATCGCACCAGTTAACATTAATTGCGAGTGTCAATGAACATAGCAATCCTAAGCTGGTTGAGGTCAATTGGCTGCTAGCAGGTGACTCTTGGCACAGCTCAAAATCCATTCCGAAACTTAAAAAGCATTATGGTATTGACGATCAAAGCTTTACTTTCATAGAGAAAGATAGCTTAAGAAAAAGTGAACCTGCTCAAGCATTATTAATAGAGACTGTAGCGCAATTAGCAGAATATTTTAACGGTGATCGTCAAACGTTCGATTTACCACTAGATGCAAATTTGGGAACTAAGTTCCAGCAGCGAGTTTGGCAAGCATTACAAGATATTGGCTACGGCGAGACGATTAGCTATGCAACGCTGGCACAAAATGTAGATAGTCCTAAAGGCTTTCGTGCGGTTGCAAATGCCAATAGTAGAAACCCTTTTAGTATTATCGTTCCGTGTCATCGTGTCATTGCAAGTGACGGCAAACTTGGTGGTTATACAGGCGGCTTAGATAAGAAAATACACTTGTTAGCGCTTGAAGGCGTCACGTGCAAAGCTTAG
- a CDS encoding IS3 family transposase (programmed frameshift), whose amino-acid sequence MDKLDTVKVKRTQKDYTLGFKLAVVDSVEKGDMTYKQAQAIYGIQGRSTVLVWLRKHGKLDWIHPPKSQRMPHKETPAQTIKRLERELADAKAHNLILGKIIEVFDGEHGASVKKKVCYGILWQLKIDKQISLAQGCRLLDVSPQAVYQHRIRQHDKANKLAVIKDWVQTYRMLMPRIGGRKLYWLIKPKLIAHGIKVGRDGFFDYLRAHRLLVNPRRSYTKTTFSKHWMKKHPNLTKDVPAPVKPEQILVADITYVTSKQGTHYLSLVTDAYSRQIMGYHLSESMPASEVVKALEMAVDRRCYTHKTIHHSDRGLQYCASEYQEALRVNKITPSMTDGYDCYQNALAERVNGILKNEFLLYECTTMSELKQLIDESVCIYNNVRPHLSLDMRTPAQVHGSYLCPA is encoded by the exons ATGGACAAGTTAGACACCGTAAAGGTTAAGCGTACGCAAAAAGATTACACACTAGGCTTTAAATTAGCCGTCGTTGACAGTGTAGAAAAAGGCGACATGACCTATAAACAAGCCCAAGCGATTTATGGCATACAAGGACGCAGTACTGTTTTAGTTTGGCTGAGAAAGCATGGTAAATTAGACTGGATTCACCCACCTAAGAGCCAGCGTATGCCACATAAAGAAACCCCCGCCCAAACTATTAAACGTCTAGAGCGTGAACTGGCTGATGCCAAAGCCCATAATCTCATTTTAGGCAAGATCATAGAAGTATTTGATGGTGAACACGGAGCAAGTGTTA AGAAAAAAGTCTGCTACGGCATCCTCTGGCAACTCAAAATAGACAAACAAATAAGTCTAGCCCAAGGATGTCGTTTGCTTGATGTTAGCCCGCAGGCTGTTTACCAACACCGTATCCGGCAGCATGACAAAGCAAACAAGCTTGCCGTCATTAAAGACTGGGTGCAAACGTATCGAATGCTGATGCCTCGCATTGGTGGACGCAAGCTATACTGGCTAATTAAACCTAAGCTGATTGCTCATGGTATCAAAGTTGGGCGTGATGGGTTCTTTGATTATCTAAGAGCACACAGACTATTGGTTAATCCTAGACGCAGCTATACTAAAACGACCTTTAGCAAGCATTGGATGAAAAAGCATCCTAATCTAACTAAAGACGTACCCGCTCCTGTCAAACCAGAACAAATCTTGGTGGCTGATATTACTTATGTCACCTCCAAACAAGGTACTCATTATCTATCTTTAGTGACGGATGCTTATTCAAGACAGATCATGGGCTATCATTTAAGTGAGAGTATGCCAGCAAGTGAGGTTGTAAAAGCTTTAGAGATGGCAGTTGATAGACGATGCTATACCCATAAAACAATCCATCATTCTGATAGAGGTCTACAGTACTGTGCCTCAGAGTACCAAGAGGCTCTTAGAGTAAATAAAATCACTCCATCTATGACCGATGGCTATGATTGTTATCAAAATGCTTTGGCTGAGCGGGTTAATGGTATTTTAAAGAATGAGTTTTTGTTGTATGAGTGCACTACTATGAGTGAACTTAAGCAGCTAATTGATGAGTCTGTTTGTATTTATAACAATGTGAGACCTCATTTAAGTTTAGATATGAGAACACCTGCCCAGGTACATGGCAGTTATTTATGTCCTGCTTAA
- a CDS encoding YebC/PmpR family DNA-binding transcriptional regulator, with product MAGHSKWANIKHRKARQDAVKGKVFTKIIREIVSAAKQGDPDPDKNPRLRAVIEKALSVNMTRDTINRAVARGTGGDDNDNMDEVSYEGYGIGGVAVLVETMTDNLNRTVSEVRHAFTKNEGNLGTTGSVAYLFNKRGEISFNDISLEDEVMLVALDAGALDIENDGKSLLVITEWENFGHVKDALNAAGLVSDNAEVTMSPSTSAEIDNVEDAEKVMKMIDMLEDIDDVQEVYSNVNFSDEVMAQLEQ from the coding sequence ATGGCAGGCCATTCAAAATGGGCAAATATCAAACACCGTAAAGCCCGTCAGGATGCGGTAAAAGGCAAAGTATTTACCAAGATTATTCGTGAAATTGTTTCTGCTGCCAAGCAAGGTGATCCTGACCCTGATAAGAATCCACGCCTACGTGCTGTCATTGAAAAAGCCCTGTCCGTCAATATGACGCGAGACACCATCAACCGTGCGGTAGCCCGTGGTACAGGTGGCGATGACAATGACAATATGGACGAAGTGAGCTATGAGGGCTATGGCATCGGCGGCGTCGCGGTACTGGTCGAAACCATGACCGACAATCTCAACCGAACGGTCAGTGAAGTACGCCATGCTTTTACCAAAAATGAAGGCAATCTTGGTACTACTGGTTCGGTGGCTTATCTCTTTAATAAGCGCGGTGAAATCAGCTTTAATGACATAAGCTTAGAAGATGAAGTCATGCTAGTGGCATTAGATGCAGGCGCACTTGATATCGAAAATGATGGCAAAAGCTTGCTTGTTATCACTGAATGGGAAAATTTCGGTCATGTCAAAGATGCGCTTAATGCGGCAGGCTTAGTCTCCGACAATGCTGAAGTGACCATGTCGCCATCAACCAGTGCTGAAATAGACAACGTTGAAGATGCCGAAAAAGTCATGAAGATGATTGATATGTTAGAAGATATCGATGATGTGCAAGAGGTTTATAGCAACGTCAATTTCTCAGACGAAGTCATGGCACAGCTTGAGCAATAA
- a CDS encoding ion transporter, whose product MKQPNTEAVTHLRNRIHIIIEGTDTRLGKLFDIVLLIAILASVAVVMLDSVLYMRLQYGMLFLYAEWFFTILFTIEYMLRLFSAPNRFRYVFSFFGIVDLLSVLPSYLSLMFVGVQYLLVIRILRILRIFRVLKLEAYMQQAGFLASALKTSQQKITVFFLSLVLLVTIFGSIVYVVEGPENGFTSIPQSIYWAVVTLTTVGYGDMSPKTPLGQAIATMVMITGYSIIAVPTGIFTSELARNMRPQLNPVTCPNCGKFGHAVGAEFCDRCGHALHV is encoded by the coding sequence ATGAAGCAGCCGAATACCGAAGCCGTTACTCATTTGCGTAACCGCATTCATATTATTATTGAAGGCACAGATACTCGTTTGGGTAAGCTGTTTGATATTGTATTGTTGATCGCGATTTTGGCCAGTGTGGCGGTCGTGATGCTCGATAGTGTGCTCTATATGCGCTTGCAGTATGGCATGCTATTTTTGTATGCAGAATGGTTTTTTACTATTTTGTTTACGATTGAGTATATGCTCAGGTTATTCTCAGCACCCAATCGCTTCCGTTATGTATTTAGTTTTTTTGGAATAGTGGATTTATTGTCCGTATTGCCAAGCTACTTAAGCTTAATGTTTGTGGGCGTACAGTACTTACTCGTCATTCGTATCTTACGTATTTTGCGTATCTTTCGGGTACTTAAGCTTGAAGCCTACATGCAACAAGCAGGGTTTTTGGCGTCTGCGCTTAAAACCAGTCAGCAAAAAATCACCGTCTTTTTCTTGTCACTGGTCTTACTGGTCACCATTTTTGGCTCGATTGTTTATGTCGTAGAAGGACCAGAAAATGGCTTTACCAGTATTCCGCAGTCTATCTACTGGGCAGTTGTCACTCTGACGACGGTCGGCTACGGCGATATGTCACCAAAAACGCCATTGGGACAAGCTATTGCAACGATGGTCATGATTACAGGTTACTCAATCATTGCTGTACCGACAGGGATTTTCACCTCAGAGCTTGCCCGTAATATGCGCCCGCAGCTCAATCCTGTCACTTGTCCGAACTGTGGTAAATTTGGTCATGCAGTCGGTGCAGAGTTTTGTGACCGCTGTGGACATGCCTTGCATGTATAA